The Vannielia litorea genome segment CGCCGCCGTGCTCTACGGCGAGGTGGCCGAGGCACGGTTCAAATCGCTCGCCAGTGAGCTAGGTTGCGAGATCGAGGTGCGCCTTGCCGGGGATTGAGATCGTCTCGGAGCCGCTCGCGGTTCCCTACTTCGACGGCGTCGTGGTCGACCGCGATATCTATATCGACCACCATCAAGAGCCCTCCCCCGAGCAGGCCGCGCAGGCCCTCGCCGCCTTCGCCCGCCTCACCCCGGCCGACCGTCTGGCCGACAGCCTGCACGTCTACAACTACTACCGCGATTTTCATCAGGACGTGGGCGGCGAGGAGTGGCTCGACGAGGAGATGGGCGTGCCCGCCACGCCCGAGGAAATCTGGCAGCACGTCACCCCCGGCACCGTCCATCTGGTGATCGACCCGCGCCACCCCGACCACGTCTATGTGGTCATGTCAGCCAATTGCGTCTGGGAGGAAGAGCACGGCCTGATGATGATCTGGGAGGATGGCGCTCGGCTGACCAAGGTCGGCGGCTACGACGGCCACGTCACCAACGAAACCGCCTACGACCGACCCGAGTACAAGGGCATCGTCTACAAGGCCAACGATCCGGCCCTCACGACACGCCTGTAGGGTGGGCAATCTACCCACCAGCACGACTCAAAGTTCGATCTCGCCCTCCGGGTCGAACTCCGGCACCAAAGGCTCGGGTGCCCGCTCCATCTCTTTCGGGGTCTTCCTGCGGATGATGATGTCGCCGTTCTCAAGCCGCTCCGGCGGATGGTAATCGTCGAACTCGCCGATCATCTCCGCCAGCGCCGCCATCTGCGGCCCCAGCGTTTCGGCCAGATCGCGCAGTGCAGGCTCCATATCCCGCGCCATATCCTTCAGCGCAGGCTCCATCTCTTCGGCCAGTCCGCGGAAGAAGAGCATCATCCCCTCTTCCACAAGGTTCATGCCCTCGCCCATGTCGCCACGGGCTTCGGGGTCGGCCTCCTGCGCAAGCGCCGGGCCCAGGGTGAGAGAGGCCGCAAGGGCCATGGCAGCAAGGTGTTTCATGGCCCCAACATAAGCGCTCGCGCGCCGCGTTTCAAAGGTTCGGGTCGAGATCGACGCTGACAGGGAAGTGATCGGA includes the following:
- a CDS encoding DUF6985 domain-containing protein; amino-acid sequence: MPGIEIVSEPLAVPYFDGVVVDRDIYIDHHQEPSPEQAAQALAAFARLTPADRLADSLHVYNYYRDFHQDVGGEEWLDEEMGVPATPEEIWQHVTPGTVHLVIDPRHPDHVYVVMSANCVWEEEHGLMMIWEDGARLTKVGGYDGHVTNETAYDRPEYKGIVYKANDPALTTRL